The Parus major isolate Abel chromosome 4, Parus_major1.1, whole genome shotgun sequence genome has a window encoding:
- the LOC107202778 gene encoding uncharacterized protein LOC107202778 isoform X2, translating to MAGEQRDPSRLRGGGSSARHRKTEGVSPFARLSGPSELGSGTKGSASLPSMPTRSTGKCQAEGVVEGVKSGRCCFNEQECPGIKEICFSLIGRANRWKCSWKEMHFRTAENKQEPQIWCIHIKSVTWNPQFVSSLPS from the exons ATGGCGGGAGAGCAACGGGACCCGTCCCGCCTGAGGGGAGGCGGCTCCAGTGCCCGCCATAGAAAGACTGAGGGGGTTTCCCCCTTTGCTCGCCTTTCTGGCCCCTCAGAGTTGGGCTCTGGGACGAAGGGCTCCGCTTCTCTGCCTAGTATGCCCACAAGAAGCACAGGGAAGTGTCAGGCAGAGGGGGTTGTTGAAGGTGTTAAATCAGGCAG gtGCTGTTTCAATGAACAAGAATGTCCAGGAATTAAG GAAATCTGTTTCAGTCTGATTGGCAGAGCAAACAGATGGAAATGCAGTTGGAAAGAGATGCACTTCAGGACAGCAG AGAACAAGCAAGAACCCCAAATTTGGTGCATCCACATCAAGTCTGTCACCTGGAATCCACAGTTTGTCAGCTCCCTTCCCAGTTAG
- the LOC107202778 gene encoding uncharacterized protein LOC107202778 isoform X1, giving the protein MAGEQRDPSRLRGGGSSARHRKTEGVSPFARLSGPSELGSGTKGSASLPSMPTRSTGKCQAEGVVEGVKSGRCCFNEQECPGIKVLYKPTPLILQQQEICFSLIGRANRWKCSWKEMHFRTAENKQEPQIWCIHIKSVTWNPQFVSSLPS; this is encoded by the exons ATGGCGGGAGAGCAACGGGACCCGTCCCGCCTGAGGGGAGGCGGCTCCAGTGCCCGCCATAGAAAGACTGAGGGGGTTTCCCCCTTTGCTCGCCTTTCTGGCCCCTCAGAGTTGGGCTCTGGGACGAAGGGCTCCGCTTCTCTGCCTAGTATGCCCACAAGAAGCACAGGGAAGTGTCAGGCAGAGGGGGTTGTTGAAGGTGTTAAATCAGGCAG gtGCTGTTTCAATGAACAAGAATGTCCAGGAATTAAG GTTTTATATAAACCAACTCCTCTTATTCTGCAACAACAGGAAATCTGTTTCAGTCTGATTGGCAGAGCAAACAGATGGAAATGCAGTTGGAAAGAGATGCACTTCAGGACAGCAG AGAACAAGCAAGAACCCCAAATTTGGTGCATCCACATCAAGTCTGTCACCTGGAATCCACAGTTTGTCAGCTCCCTTCCCAGTTAG